The stretch of DNA GTTATAATTTAATTTGTAAGGAGTAATTAAATGACAGAAGATCCAAAATCCTGTAATTATCATATGCCGGCTGAGTGGGAAGAACATGAAGCTACATGGCTCTCTTGGCCGAAGAACCCCTTGACTTTTCCGGAAGAGATAATTGAATCTGTAGAGAAAACATACAGTTTAATGGTAGAGGCTCTGAGCCCGGGAGAAGTTGTAAAGATTCTGGTTGACAATGCTGAAATGGAAGAACGCGCCCGCAGCATTATTGAAAAAACCAGTGCGAATTTAGATAATGTTCAGTTTTTTCAGATTCAGAGTTCTGATGTCTGGATAAGAGATTATGGTCCAACATTTATTATAAATGACAAAGGAAAAAAAGCTGCAATAAAATGGGACTTTAATGCATGGGGCGCAAAATACGACGATCTCATGTATGACAACATTACCGGAGAGAATGTAGTCCAGACAACTAATGTAAAGATATTCAGACCAGGCATTGTACTGGAAGGCGGATCTATTGACGTCAATGGCAAAGGCGTAGTTTTAACCACCGAGCAGTGTCTGTTAAACCCCAACAGGAATCCGCACTTGAAAAAAGAGGATATTGAGCAGTATCTCTGCAGGTACCTCGGCGTGGATAAAGTCGTCTGGCTTAAATCTGGGATTGATGGAGACGACACCGACGGCCATGTGGACGACTTTGCTCGTTTTGTTAATGATCATACAATATTATGCTCATATGCAGAGGGAGACTCATTAGATTCGCAGGTCTTAAAAACCAACTTTGAAATTCTAAAGTCACAAGGGATTTTCGAGGTTATTGCACTGCCTATGCCTACTCCCATTCCGCTTGATGAGGAAGACAGAAACCTGCCGGCAAGTTATGCTAATTTCTACATAGGAAACAAGGCCGTGCTAGTTCCTTCGTTTGACGATCCTGCCGATTCTGCGGCTGCAGAAATAATCGGAAAGTATTTTCCTAACCGTGAGGTAATTTCAATTCCGGCTAAGGATGTAGTCTACGGTTACGGAGGATTTCACTGCATTACGCAGCAGGAACCTAAGAACCGAGAATAATTATTTTGTGATATTCACTTAATAATTCTTCTCTGGCTCTCCTCTTTTTTTATAA from Candidatus Methanomassiliicoccus intestinalis Issoire-Mx1 encodes:
- a CDS encoding agmatine deiminase family protein, whose protein sequence is MTEDPKSCNYHMPAEWEEHEATWLSWPKNPLTFPEEIIESVEKTYSLMVEALSPGEVVKILVDNAEMEERARSIIEKTSANLDNVQFFQIQSSDVWIRDYGPTFIINDKGKKAAIKWDFNAWGAKYDDLMYDNITGENVVQTTNVKIFRPGIVLEGGSIDVNGKGVVLTTEQCLLNPNRNPHLKKEDIEQYLCRYLGVDKVVWLKSGIDGDDTDGHVDDFARFVNDHTILCSYAEGDSLDSQVLKTNFEILKSQGIFEVIALPMPTPIPLDEEDRNLPASYANFYIGNKAVLVPSFDDPADSAAAEIIGKYFPNREVISIPAKDVVYGYGGFHCITQQEPKNRE